A genome region from Micromonospora peucetia includes the following:
- a CDS encoding ArsR/SmtB family transcription factor has translation MKPGGYRMADGDLLGATFAALADPTRRAILARLAAGEATVTELAAPFAMSQPAISKHLKVLERAGLVSRGRSGQRRPCRLEADPLRAATAWLAGYRDYWAESYQRLDALLDELQAADREGVGPDGTARDAGRDETSDAGR, from the coding sequence ATTAAACCGGGAGGTTATCGAATGGCGGACGGCGATCTGCTGGGTGCGACCTTCGCGGCGCTGGCCGACCCGACGCGGCGGGCCATCCTCGCCCGGCTGGCGGCCGGCGAGGCCACGGTGACCGAACTGGCGGCGCCCTTCGCGATGAGCCAACCGGCCATCTCCAAGCACCTGAAGGTGCTGGAACGCGCCGGCCTGGTCAGCCGGGGCCGCTCCGGCCAGCGCCGGCCCTGCCGCCTGGAAGCCGACCCCTTGCGGGCGGCCACCGCCTGGCTGGCCGGTTATCGGGACTACTGGGCGGAGAGCTACCAGCGTCTCGACGCCCTTCTCGACGAACTCCAGGCCGCCGACCGGGAGGGCGTCGGCCCCGACGGCACCGCCCGGGATGCCGGGCGGGACGAGACTTCGGATGCCGGACGGTGA